CCGGCCTTTGACCTCACGGGACAGTTCCGCGGCACTGGTTCCTGTTTCCGGTACCAGAAATACCGGGTCATAACCAAAACCGCCTCCCCCTCTGGGTTGGTCCAGTATCTTCCCTGGCCAGCGGCCATGGCAGATGACCGGCGTTGGATCATCGGCATGACGCAGGTAGACCAGTACGCAGTGGAACTGGGCGGTTCGTCGCTCTTCAGGGATTCCTTCCAGGGCCGACAACAGTGCACGAACGTTATCGTCGTCACTGGCAGACTCGCCCGCATAGCGCGCCGAGCGAACACCCGGCTGGCCACCGAGTGCGTCAACCGCAAGCCCGGAATCGTCCGCCAGGGCGGGTAAGCCGGTGACACGGGCCGCATGCCTTGCTTTGAGGATGGCATTTTCCACAAAGGTGTCTGCCGGCTCTTCCGCCTCGCCGACCCCCAGCGCCCCCTGGGCGACAGGCGTCAGTCCCAGGGGTTTGAGCAGCTCAGCCAGTTCGGCAATCTTGCCTTTGTTATTGCTGGCAATAACCAGTCGGTCCGTGGTTTCAGTCATCAGTCATTGAACAGCGTATGGGCGAAACGAATGGGAAGATCCTCTGTACTGCCAGTGGGCCTTGCGGTTATGTGGAAGGTCATCAGCTCAGCGTTGCTGTATTGGTATTCCGCGATGAAGTAGACGGCATTACCTTCCTGTATGCGGCGAAACCCCAGAAATTTCACCTGCTGCACGTCATTCAGCACCTTGCCTTCCACTTGCCCTGACACCGGCTCAAGACCGCCATTTTCGGTTTCCCGCATTATGGAAATGTTAACGATTCCAATGCTTTTGCTGCGGTTCAGGTTGTTCTCACGGGCGACCTCGGGTGCCAGGAAGGTGCTGGGGAAAACGCTCCAGTGCACCTGGAATTCTCCGAAATCCTTTGAGCCGGCGTGGCTCTGGGTAGAGAACAGAAGCAGGCATGCCAGTGACAGTATGGCAAACCAGTGGGCGTGAATTATTCTGGTCATGAATCCTCCCGAGTTATCCGGTATATGGCAATCTGTCCCAACATGTTGGGCCACAGGCGGCTGAGCCAGCGATCCTGATGCTCACCATCCACCACCGTACGGGTCAGGATGCGGAAGCCTTTGCGGTAACACAAGGCCTCGAAGTCCTTGAAGGTGCACAAATGGATGTTGGGGGTGTTATACCATTTATACGGCAGAGTTTCGGATTCGGGCATACGGCCCCGACGCATCAGGTACCAGCGCAGTCTCCAGTAGGCGAAGTTGGGGAAGGTTACAATGCCCTCGCGACCGACCCGCATCATCTCATCAAGCACCATGTCCGGGCGGCGAACGGCCTGCAGCGCCTGGGTCATGAGCACGGTGTCGAAGGTGTGATCCTCGAAGTTTCCAAGCCCCTGGGTATCCAGATTCTGTTCGATGACCGATACACCACGGCCCATGCAGGTGGTGATGTGGTCCTGATTGATTTCCAGCCCGAAGCCGGTGGCCCGTTTCTCCCGCTGCAGGTAGTCCAGCAGGGTGCCGTCGCCGCAACCCAGGTCAAGCACGTGGCTTCCCGGTTTGATCCATTGCTCGATGATTTTCAGGTCTGGTCTCATGCCCCTGCCTCCCTCGCTACACGGTCCATGTACGCCTCGAAGATGGCGGTGTATCTGGGGGTGGGTATCAGGAAGGCATCATGGCCCCAGGGTGCGTCTATTTCCGCGTAACTGACCTTGCAGCGGGCAGAGATCATGGCGTTCACCAGTTCTTCCGACCTTGCCGGGGTAAATCGCCAGTCAGTGCTGAACGACAGTACCAGGAATTCGCAGCAGGCGCCGCGCAGGGCTTTTGCCAGATCGTTGTCGTGTTCGTAGGCGGGGTCGAAATAGTCCAGTGCCTTGGTCATCAGCAGATAGGTGTTGGCGTCGAAAGACTCCGAGAACCGCTCGCCCTGGTAGCGCAGGTAGCTTTCCACCTGAAATTCGGCGTCGTAGCCG
Above is a genomic segment from Marinobacter panjinensis containing:
- the rdgB gene encoding RdgB/HAM1 family non-canonical purine NTP pyrophosphatase, with the translated sequence MTETTDRLVIASNNKGKIAELAELLKPLGLTPVAQGALGVGEAEEPADTFVENAILKARHAARVTGLPALADDSGLAVDALGGQPGVRSARYAGESASDDDNVRALLSALEGIPEERRTAQFHCVLVYLRHADDPTPVICHGRWPGKILDQPRGGGGFGYDPVFLVPETGTSAAELSREVKGRISHRGRALAQLLEQLGAGAE
- a CDS encoding DUF4426 domain-containing protein, with amino-acid sequence MTRIIHAHWFAILSLACLLLFSTQSHAGSKDFGEFQVHWSVFPSTFLAPEVARENNLNRSKSIGIVNISIMRETENGGLEPVSGQVEGKVLNDVQQVKFLGFRRIQEGNAVYFIAEYQYSNAELMTFHITARPTGSTEDLPIRFAHTLFND
- the metW gene encoding methionine biosynthesis protein MetW, which translates into the protein MRPDLKIIEQWIKPGSHVLDLGCGDGTLLDYLQREKRATGFGLEINQDHITTCMGRGVSVIEQNLDTQGLGNFEDHTFDTVLMTQALQAVRRPDMVLDEMMRVGREGIVTFPNFAYWRLRWYLMRRGRMPESETLPYKWYNTPNIHLCTFKDFEALCYRKGFRILTRTVVDGEHQDRWLSRLWPNMLGQIAIYRITREDS